In the genome of Microbacterium endophyticum, one region contains:
- a CDS encoding ABC transporter permease gives MTVLRFLLPKIAQGVFVVWAAYTVAFLLIHALPGDPVLAALAVKGGDATSTDPEVLNAVRAQYGLDGPLWQQYLNGFFGLFRGDLGISISTGAPVADIIGRALPHTAAVAVFALILGFVLALGFTVWAYIARPAWVRQVLVQIPPLGIAIPAFLSGLVLITVFSFGLGWFPASGTGGFESVVLPGVTLALPTAAVFFQVFSAAVFDAGTSPFVFTANAKGLSQSTVVFRHVLRNAMLPAITVIGLQVAYLAGGTAVVETVFSRDGIGRITVDAVLARDVNVVMGVVIVVAIVYAVVTLVVDALYGVIDPRTRQTLKAKAVVSR, from the coding sequence GTGACCGTCCTGCGGTTCCTTCTCCCGAAGATCGCCCAGGGCGTCTTCGTCGTGTGGGCTGCCTACACGGTTGCATTCCTCTTGATCCACGCGCTGCCCGGCGACCCGGTGCTCGCAGCTCTCGCCGTCAAGGGCGGCGACGCGACGAGCACCGACCCCGAGGTGCTCAACGCCGTGCGTGCCCAGTACGGTCTCGATGGACCGCTCTGGCAGCAGTACCTCAACGGCTTCTTCGGACTTTTCCGTGGTGACCTCGGTATCTCTATCTCCACGGGGGCGCCGGTTGCTGACATCATCGGTCGCGCGCTGCCCCACACGGCCGCCGTTGCCGTTTTCGCCTTGATCCTCGGTTTTGTTCTCGCTCTCGGCTTCACGGTGTGGGCATACATCGCACGCCCGGCATGGGTGCGACAGGTGCTCGTACAGATTCCACCGCTCGGAATCGCGATTCCCGCGTTCTTAAGCGGTCTTGTGCTGATCACCGTCTTCTCGTTCGGCCTCGGCTGGTTTCCGGCATCCGGAACTGGCGGGTTTGAAAGCGTCGTTCTTCCCGGGGTCACTCTCGCGCTTCCCACCGCTGCCGTGTTCTTCCAGGTGTTCTCTGCCGCCGTGTTCGACGCCGGCACGAGTCCCTTCGTTTTTACCGCCAACGCCAAGGGCTTGTCGCAGTCGACTGTGGTCTTTAGGCACGTGCTTCGAAACGCGATGCTGCCCGCGATCACCGTGATCGGTCTACAGGTCGCGTATCTCGCAGGCGGGACCGCCGTTGTTGAAACCGTCTTTTCACGTGATGGGATCGGCCGCATCACCGTGGATGCCGTACTCGCGCGCGATGTCAATGTCGTGATGGGTGTCGTGATCGTGGTGGCGATCGTGTACGCCGTTGTCACTTTGGTTGTTGATGCACTCTACGGAGTGATCGACCCGCGAACGCGTCAAACGCTAAAGGCCAAGGCGGTGGTGAGCCGATGA
- a CDS encoding ABC transporter permease has translation MSILRKPGILLAILILALTALAIVAPSVLAPYDPYDSVGTERLAAPSWEHLFGTDYLARDVFSRVIYGAQLSISAAGLAVVAGVTLGAIIGLVTGYVRGIVDAVVMRFVDVLIAIPGILLALIVVASLGFGPISIALGVGLGTAGSFARVMRAQVLRVRSEEYVEAARTLGVRGGTILVRHVLPNAARPIIAMAALELALAILAVSALSFLGFGAQPPAPEWGALVSSGRDFIAVAPWLSLLPGAVILAVVLSVNRIARYVGGER, from the coding sequence ATGAGTATCTTGCGTAAGCCCGGCATCCTGCTGGCCATTCTTATTCTCGCGCTCACAGCTCTCGCAATTGTCGCGCCCTCGGTGCTGGCGCCGTACGATCCCTACGATTCAGTGGGCACCGAACGTCTGGCGGCGCCCAGTTGGGAGCACCTCTTCGGCACCGACTACTTGGCTCGCGATGTTTTCTCGCGTGTGATCTACGGTGCGCAGCTGTCGATCTCGGCGGCCGGCCTCGCGGTCGTCGCCGGTGTCACCCTCGGTGCCATCATCGGCCTCGTGACCGGGTACGTGCGCGGCATCGTTGATGCTGTCGTGATGCGCTTCGTCGATGTGCTCATTGCGATTCCCGGTATTTTGCTCGCACTCATCGTGGTCGCATCCCTTGGGTTCGGGCCGATTTCTATCGCCCTGGGTGTCGGCCTCGGTACCGCGGGTTCGTTTGCCCGCGTCATGCGCGCGCAAGTTCTGCGGGTGCGGTCGGAAGAGTACGTCGAAGCGGCGCGGACGCTCGGCGTGCGCGGCGGCACCATCCTGGTGCGGCACGTACTTCCGAACGCTGCGCGCCCGATCATCGCGATGGCGGCGCTCGAGCTCGCCCTGGCGATTCTGGCTGTTTCCGCCCTGAGCTTTCTCGGTTTCGGGGCACAGCCGCCAGCTCCGGAATGGGGCGCCCTCGTATCCTCAGGGCGCGACTTCATTGCGGTCGCTCCTTGGCTGAGCCTCCTTCCCGGCGCTGTGATTCTCGCGGTCGTGCTCTCGGTGAACCGCATCGCCCGCTACGTCGGAGGTGAGCGATGA